tccccaaaaaaaaaaaaaacttgaaaggTCTATTAGATTAAATATATCTTGTTCTAGTGAGAGGTTCCTAACTTATGGTTAGAAAGTGTTAAAAAGTGCATGCAATAAAAAAGCAACTTTAGATCTTATAGAACTTTTAGGGACCACCTTTGGTAATTTTTCAAACTGGAAGGGTGGTTTGTGCAGTTTAAGGATTCTGTAGGGGGTGTTTTGTGTGTAATTTACACAACATTTTaagctttttttttattagaaattttaaGCTATTACTGATACTTTTATATTCAAAATAGGCTGTTgttatcaaatgcaagttgtaAGTTTTCAACTTGAAACTATAATGGGCAATTGGTCATTGATGTTTAATGAGGTTCCTCAGACTTGTTGGCACATACTCAATACCTGATGCTCACCAGTTCTCTGTAAGATTATTTTGTTGTTCATTCTTTGAACTTTCAACATGACTTATGTGCTGGCTTTAATATGCTGCTTTTTCCATGCCTGGAATTGTGGCTTATGTCATTGGAAGAGTAAATATTGATTGTTCTGGCATAACCTTCATCCTTTGTTGTGATGCAGAGACATAACAGTGGTCAAATCAGTGACAGAGGAGTTGGTAATGCAATCCTGAAAATTATATTTCAGGAGAGGTTGACATATTTACACTGGAATAAAGGACAAGAAATGGGTCCAACAATAGGAGATCAAGGGGGAACTCTTCTTGTTCGGAAATTAGTAGATCCATTGTAACACCACTTCTCTTGTTTTAAAAGAATTCCTTCTCTATTGTCTTGAGTTGATAAGGCATACTTTGATTTATCAATTATTGAAATAAGCATATTATTTGATAAATGTTGTAGTAGGAATGAGATAGACTACGTGAATGGTGGTTTGTACAGTTCATTATTGGCTACTGAAACCTTGCAGGGGGTGAGCTCTCATGGGTTTCCTGGAGGTTTAGGAAAGATTTGATGCTTTTTTGTTGACCGTTGATTGTAGAATCTATAAAATTTGTGTCTTATATTTTGCAGGACTGGTAGGTTATCAGACGCCGACAGAATAATAATGTGACTAATGCCTCTTCTGTCGATAGATACCTATAATGCCTAATGAAATGAAAAATCATGGCTTTGAGATGCGTGATACCCTCCTGGAGATGATAAGTCCTTGCATTATGTTAAAATAAAGTTTGCATTAGAATGCCCTCAGTGGTTGATGGGAGTTCATGCTATGAGGCATCATCTAAGAGATGGTGCCTTCTACTGCTAGATTTTTCCCCCTCTAAGAAGCTTGTTGATTTATCTTTGCACATTTGTGTGTGGAATAATGAATTGTTTGTTACAATAGCAAGCCTTTTGGATGCCAAACATATATGACTAATTCATCCTTTTAAGAGTTTCAGTGGATAGGTAAATTGCTTGCTCCTATTATTGTGAATGAGTGAGATTGTTGTGGGATCTGGTGTAGGTAGTTCTTCGAAATACTTAGGTTTAGGTGGAAATTTAGACATGGAGCCTAGCAATTGGGTATGCAAGGAAAAGGAGGCATTtgggatataattttttttttttttggccatttGCAAAATATGAGAGCTTTTCAGACTGCGGAAACCATTTTGGATAAGTTCAAAGCTTTGGGTTCCATGCCTTACATCTTTGGTTGAATGAAGAATTTTGGTTAGGTcacttctctttttatttttatttttttaaattttttgtttcaTGTCTTGAGAGTTGACTCTGTACAAATGTTCCGAAGTTTAGTGGTTTGGGTAATAGACATGTTCATTGTGACATACTTTTTTATGGGCATTAAAGGACCTGATTAAGAAAGCAATCAAGGGAGGAAGATATAAGCATGGAAAATCTTGTGATCTATCAGTTTAAGCATTCAGATCAAGTTGGTGCCCAAAATGAGCGAGTCTATTCCTTGATGCTTTTTTTAAGCCCAAAATGAGCAGGTCCATTCCttgatacttttttttttaacatataaGCATGGAGTTTAACATAGAAAGTAGTATGATTTGGGTGAGAAAAATTTGGATGCAGTTGTTCTAGAGGCGAGAGATGGTCAATTGGGGAACTAAGAAGGTGCAGAGGTTCTTGGTGAGAGTATAACCTGGGGGAAATTTGTTGTGGTATATTGTGTAATATGAGATGAGTTATGATTCCATATCAATAAGATAGTAATCATTTCTAGAAACGTTTTATAGTCTATtgtgtgtaatgtatattgtatACCTTTAGGACAGTCAAACAAAGGAAAAGGAACAAGGAACAAGAATTATTTATTCTGTCTTAGTCATACTGCTGTAATGTTCCAATTTTTACCACAGCTACATTTTCCGTTAATTTTACCACGGGTTCACTACAGTGGTGTTATTGTTTATTGCAAATCAGGATTCCTTTATATGTTCAATTGTTTCTACAACCTTGATATATCATCTTTTGAATAGTTCTCAAATTTCTGTTTCTTTTGGTGTACGTATCATGATACCTAACCACATCATAATTCCTTGACAGGGCTGCTTTTGTTGGAGATGTAGTGGTTTTGAAGGATCCTAAGAATTCAGAAAGCTATCTGGTCAGAAGGTTAGCTGCAAGTGAAGGGCATGAAATGGTGTCTAATGATGGAAAGGATGAACCTTTTGTTCTTGAGAAGGATCAGTGTTGGGTTTTGGCTGACAATGAGAAGTTGAAGCCCACGGTATGTGCCATTTTTCAAATATGAGGTTTGATCAGTATATGCATATTCATCTGACTTAAATTAACTGCAGTTCCTAATGTATTTTTATGAAAGCTCACTATGATGAGACTAGCAAAAGTTGACCTTTGATTGTCTATAGTATGTAATCATTTAAGGAATTGATTTTAAAGTTaccaattttcagttttaataTGTTCACCATATTAGACTCCCAACGTAACCGTTTGATCTCAGTGTAGAATAAGGAAGTCTCAAAGACTGATTTTACTTGGTGATGTAACTTGAGATTGgcttaataaaaaattaagcgTTCAAGAAAATCATGTTATTTTCACAAATTATATGCATTTGACCTTTCAAGGTGtctatcttcttctttttttccttttttgtgtgtgtgtgtgtgtaaaggATGCAGTTGGATTATTCAGGTTCTgacatttacattattggcaaaatAACTATCTTTCTTCTTACTAGAACAAAAAGGTAGGATTATGAAAATATCTAACGGTTCTTCTAATACATGCTTTGTTTCTAGTTCTAGATTCTTTCTTGGTTTCTTATAATATTATTTGGCGATTTTGTCTTTTCAGCTGaactttgagaaaaaaaaatagccATAAAATATCTAAATTGAAAAGAAATAACAACTTTATTTGGATGATTCCTTCTTGTTTGTTTACCTTGCCTGAGGCTTTAATTtactcttgatgtgctgcaagcTGTTATGCacttttgtcacaccttatcttcTTTGTTTATGCCTCCCATGCTTCTCACTTATGATTTGTCTATCTTGCCATTTATTTGGCTTTATCTTTCCCCTTGTTGGTATATCTTTAGTTATTCAGctgaggggaaaaaaaaaaaaaaaaaaaaggacaatgGTTGTAGGATAGCCTCCCTTTTTTCACTTTCTTCTTAGCATGTGATACATTAGAATTTGCAGATCAAATCCATTGACTGTAGCAGGTGTCATTGTTACATGCACATGGGAAGTTGATGCATGAGTCCTGCTCCTCCTTTCAAACCCTCTAAATGTGTGTTGATGCACATCTGTATTTATATATACTTATGTACTTATGAAAAA
This sequence is a window from Hevea brasiliensis isolate MT/VB/25A 57/8 chromosome 10, ASM3005281v1, whole genome shotgun sequence. Protein-coding genes within it:
- the LOC110635468 gene encoding mitochondrial ATP-independent inner membrane protease subunit 2 isoform X2, which produces MVSLWTWLRYITHKFDYSVSLIWARHNSGQISDRGVGNAILKIIFQERLTYLHWNKGQEMGPTIGDQGGTLLVRKLVDPLAAFVGDVVVLKDPKNSESYLVRRLAASEGHEMVSNDGKDEPFVLEKDQCWVLADNEKLKPTEANDSRIFGPVPMSDIVGRVIYCLRTPVDHGPVQNSMRVDSPVLEVELDVEEMAKNHKA
- the LOC110635468 gene encoding mitochondrial ATP-independent inner membrane protease subunit 2 isoform X3 produces the protein MRFLRLVGTYSIPDAHQFSRHNSGQISDRGVGNAILKIIFQERLTYLHWNKGQEMGPTIGDQGGTLLVRKLVDPLAAFVGDVVVLKDPKNSESYLVRRLAASEGHEMVSNDGKDEPFVLEKDQCWVLADNEKLKPTEANDSRIFGPVPMSDIVGRVIYCLRTPVDHGPVQNSHFSMRVDSPVLEVELDVEEMAKNHKA
- the LOC110635468 gene encoding mitochondrial ATP-independent inner membrane protease subunit 2 isoform X4, whose translation is MVSLWTWLRYITHKFDYSRHNSGQISDRGVGNAILKIIFQERLTYLHWNKGQEMGPTIGDQGGTLLVRKLVDPLAAFVGDVVVLKDPKNSESYLVRRLAASEGHEMVSNDGKDEPFVLEKDQCWVLADNEKLKPTEANDSRIFGPVPMSDIVGRVIYCLRTPVDHGPVQNSHFSMRVDSPVLEVELDVEEMAKNHKA
- the LOC110635468 gene encoding mitochondrial ATP-independent inner membrane protease subunit 2 isoform X1 — translated: MVSLWTWLRYITHKFDYSVSLIWARHNSGQISDRGVGNAILKIIFQERLTYLHWNKGQEMGPTIGDQGGTLLVRKLVDPLAAFVGDVVVLKDPKNSESYLVRRLAASEGHEMVSNDGKDEPFVLEKDQCWVLADNEKLKPTEANDSRIFGPVPMSDIVGRVIYCLRTPVDHGPVQNSHFSMRVDSPVLEVELDVEEMAKNHKA